The following proteins are encoded in a genomic region of Acipenser ruthenus chromosome 4, fAciRut3.2 maternal haplotype, whole genome shotgun sequence:
- the LOC117400501 gene encoding polypeptide N-acetylgalactosaminyltransferase 11-like has product MGSVMVRYFCYGCLFTSMTWTLLLFIYFNLNQESQPLKNVPVKGGQSFKYFPRKFQPHFTRRPSWLQGPNQHWGKEEGRKKAGELSPEMGMIFNEVDQEVRDVGYHKHAFNVLISNRLGYHRELPDTRNTKCKGKLYPVDLPSASVVICFFNEAFSALLRTLHSVLDRTPSHLLHEVILVDDNSEFTDLKEELDAYIKKNLPGKVKLVRNAKREGLIRGRMIGASQATGEVLVFLDSHCEVNEMWLQPLLTPIKEDRRAVVCPVIDIISADTLSYSSSPIVRGGFNWGLHFKWDPVPLSELNGPEGATVPIRAPTMAGGLFAMDRKYFNELGQYDSGMDIWGGENLEISFRIWMCGGRLLIIPCSRVGHIFRKRRPYGSPGGQDTMAHNSLRLAHVWMDEYKEQYFALRPELRSRNYGDISERLAVRKRLHCNSFKWYLDHIYPEMQVSAPNAKAQHPVFVNKGLRRPKVLQRGRLRNLLTSTCLVAQGRPSEKAGIVVVRDCDSEDPEQAWAYDEEQELILAGLLCLDMSETRSSDPPRLMKCHGSGGSQQWTFGRSNRLYQVSVGQCLMVVDPLSHKGYVAMGICDGSKAQQWQLED; this is encoded by the exons ATGGGCAGCGTCATGGTGCGCTATTTCTGCTATGGGTGTCTGTTCACTTCCATGACCTGGACACTTCTGCTCTTCATTTACTTCAACCTTAACCAGGAAAGCCAGCCCTTGAAGAATGTGCCCGTCAAGGGGGGCCAGTCCTTCAAGTACTTCCCCAGGAAATTTCAGCCCCACTTCACACGGAGGCCCAGCTGGCTGCAGGGTCCCAACCAACACTGGGGCAAGGAGGAGGGCCGCAAGAAAGCAGGAGAGCTCTCTCCAGAAATGG GAATGATTTTCAATGAAGTGGACCAGGAGGTGAGAGACGTGGGCTACCACAAACATGCTTTTAATGTACTCATCAGTAACCGGCTGGGCTATCACAGGGAGCTGCCTGACACCAGGAACACAAA ATGTAAAGGAAAGCTCTACCCTGTGGATCTCCCGAGTGCcagtgttgtgatttgtttcttCAACGAAGCGTTCTCAGCCCTGCTGCGCACGCTGCACAGTGTTTTAGATCGAACCCCGTCCCACTTGCTGCACGAAGTCATACTGGTGGACGACAACAGCGAATTTA CTGACCTGAAGGAGGAGCTAGACGCATATATCAAGAAGAACCTTCCTGGCAAAGTGAAGCTGGTGCGCAATGCAAAACGAGAAGGGCTAATTAGAGGCAGGATGATTGGAGCATCTCAAGCAACTG GGGAGGTCCTGGTTTTCTTGGACAGTCACTGTGAGGTGAATGAGATGTGGCTGCAGCCTCTACTGACCCCCATAAAGGAGGACCGCCGGGCGGTGGTGTGCCCTGTAATTGACATCATCAGTGCAGACACCCTCAGCTACAGCTCCTCCCCCATCGTGCGGGGGGGCTTCAACTGGGGCCTGCACTTTAAATGGGATCCTGTGCCTCTCTCTGAGCTGAACGGCCCCGAGGGGGCCACCGTACCAATCCG GGCTCCCACAATGGCAGGAGGCTTGTTTGCGATGGACAGGAAGTATTTTAATGAGCTGGGGCAGTATGACAGCGGCATGGACATCTGGGGAGGAGAGAACTTGGAGATCTCCTTCAGA ATCTGGATGTGCGGCGGCAGGTTGTTAATAATCCCCTGCTCCAGAGTTGGCCACATTTTCCGCAAGCGCCGACCATACGGGTCACCTGGAGGTCAGGACACCATGGCGCATAACTCTCTACGCCTGGCTCACGTGTGGATGGATGAATACAAG gaGCAGTACTTTGCATTGAGACCAGAGCTGAGAAGCCGTAACTATGGAGATATCAGCGAGCGACTGGCTGTGAGAAAACGACTCCACTGCAACTCGTTTAAGTGGTACCTGGACCACATCTACCCAGAGATGCAGGTGTCAGCTCCCAACGCCAAAGCACAGCACCCTGTGTTTGTGAACAAGGGACTGAGGCGACCCAAAGTCCTGCAGCGAGGAAGA CTCCGTAACCTTCTGACGAGCACATGCCTGGTTGCCCAGGGCCGTCCCAGCGAGAAGGCAGGGATTGTGGTGGTGAGAGACTGCGACTCTGAAGATCCGGAGCAG GCATGGGCTTACGATGAGGAACAGGAGCTGATCCTGGCCGGGCTGCTGTGTCTGGATATGTCAGAGACGCGCTCCTCCGACCCTCCTCGCCTCATGAAGTGCCACGGCTCCGGGGGCTCGCAGCAGTGGACATTCGGG aggaGTAACCGCCTGTACCAAGTGTCTGTTGGCCAGTGTTTGATGGTTGTTGACCCACTTAGCCATAAAGGGTACGTTGCCATGGGGATATGTGACGGTTCTAAGGCCCAGCAATGGCAGCTTGAAGACTGA